TTCATCAATAGTTGTTGAAAAACTTGCCTATATATCATACTATTATATGCAGGCAACTCTACTAATGAAATATACCATTTTATCAATCTTTTTTTTATTATTATGTAGTGTTAATTTATTTTGTTTTAAAAATAAATTAACACCTTCTCGCTGGGAATTTCCTAAAGAAGATATCATAAAAAAAAATTTAAAAATAGGCATAATTTATCATAATTATATAAACCCTATCTTTTACAATGAAAACGATAAATACATTGCATTTATCGGAATATTAACATCTTATAATGAATGGATTGAAATACAATTCAGTCCCATAAATTTTTTTACTATTCCAATAAATAAAGATTTTATTTCAAATACTTATTTCAATTTGGCTTTCACTATTTACATTGCTAAATATTCAATTTTAACTGATACACTTGCCATAAAATTCTTTATTGGCACCCAAATCAATTTAACTCTAAGAACTATCGTATTTATAGGGAAAACAACTAATGCATTCCTCTATCCAATTCTTCCCCTAATTACCTTAAAATTTGAAATTGATTTCATACCTAATAACTATGGTATTTACTATAAATTATCAACTTCTTTTAAAGAATTTATTCTTTTAGATCTAGGAATTTCTATATTTATACCATAAAAAACTTTTAAACACCCTTATTCTTTTTTTAAAAAAATCTAAGAAAAAAAGATATTACATAAATTAAATTTAATGCGAATTGCAAAAGATCAAAAACAAATCTTCAAGTAATTTCATTAAGGAATAAGGACTATATTGACACCCGAGCTTAAAGACTTTTTAATAGCAGTTTCAATATTAAAAAAATTTCTTGTAATTGCTCCCATATCATAAGAATCTGTCATCATAATACTAGTAATATTTAAATTTTCCCTTATAATATCAACAATACTCTTAGACATGCTGGTTATATCTTTGGAAATTTTAGGAACATTCACATGACCAATCATAATAAATTTAGCAGCTCTACCAAAAACAAATGGAACAAAATTATTCAACATTAAAAAACTTTTACTATAAGGCAAAAATGCTAAATATTTATGCGTATCCGTATTCGTTCCTCCTAATCCAGGAAAATGTTTGATTGCCGAAAATACTCCATGATTCTGCATGCCATCAATAAAAGCTTCTACCATAAGTCCAATATTATAAGCAGAATATCCTCCGAATGTTCTATTTAGTAAAGGACTATGTGGTGCAAATTTTATGTCGGCAACTGGAGCCATATTTAAATTAATGCCCAGTCTGCGCAATTGCTTAGCAAGAACTTCACCAATTTTATAAATAAGATGCAAATCTTTAACACCACCTACATGCTCCATTGCCGGAAAATTATAAACCCCCATTTTTTTATTTTCACTAGCCCTACTAACTATCCCTCCCTCTTCATCAATAGCAATAAAAATATCATGTCCGATATGCCTCTTTATTGCACTAATCAATCTTTTTGTCTGTTTAGCATCTTTTAAATTTTCTCTAAATAAAATTATACCAATTGGATTAATCTTTTTTATTCTATTAATATCGTCGGCATTAAGCTCTTGAACATTCTTAAAATTTGTTAAATTTCTAATCCCAATAAATAAGTTTCTATCTTTTAAAAGAGTTTGAAAATCTAATTTACCTAAAAATTTTATTAAATCGACAAGATCTGATTTATCCTTGTTGAAATATTCATAATCTATTTCCGGTAAAGATTCTATCGCAAATAACTTTAAACAAAAAAAGCTAAAAAATAAAAAATATAAAGTTTTCAAAAGGTCCATTTATACAGCCCACAAAGTAAACCATAATCTTTTGATAACAAATCAGGAAGAGAGCTGGAATTATTAGCATCGACTCTCTTCTTACAACAATATCCATATCTATCTTCAAGATTGCTATTAATCAACATATCAATAAATAACTTTGCAGGAAGAAATCTTCTATCTCTATCAACCGTTAAAATTACTGGATTTTCCAGTAATTTTAACACTTCCCACGTTATTTGCTCAACCGAAATATATTTGCCAATTTCTTTATCTTGCTCTATAATTCTAATGGGCATTTTTTCTATTATTTCATCAATGTTTTTTATCAAATACTCTAAATTAAAAAGCCCGGTTGCACAATTAAACAATAATCTATTACCCTTATTCTCAAATTCTTGCACAATCTCTGAAGAAATTCCCCCACCAATATCAACACAGGTTAAACGATTTTCACCATTTACTGCTAATATTCCTCCTTTAAAATCCGACTTGCTTTTAAAGCTAAACTCAAACCCAGAAGAACAATTGGTTAAAGCCATTACAGCAAGTGCTTTAAAATTAATTGTAAAGCCCATATTGTCAACATTGCCAATATATACAAATCTTTTACCAGATTCATCATAAAGCTTCAAATAAATATCTTTTAAAATTTTAAAATTTTGGCCATGGCCGGCAGGCAAAGCCAAAATAGAATTGGCATTTTTATTATCTTTAAAAGTAAAATATTTATAATTATAACTATTCAATTTTTCATAACAATAAACTAAAGGCTGAACAGCTGTGAAAACATCTTCTTTTTTAAGATTGCAAAAATTTACACTTTTAATCAAATCATCTACAAATAAATCATCCAAAAATTTTGAAATAAATTCATCCGTTTTGCAACTAGTCATTTGAAATATTGAAGGCTTGATCATTTTGCCATAAAAAGATTCATATCTTTTAGCAACCATTAAAAGATGCCTAATTTTCAAAGCCAAAAATGAAAATCCCAAACTACCGTCTTTGTTAATATAAGCTGGTGTTATCCCCTTTGGAAATTCTTCAAATTTTTCTTTAAATTCAAGTATTTTAGATTCATATAGAATATATAAATCCTCATTTAACGCCTTATTTTTCGCTAAATCAAAATAACTTGTTGCAGAGCCCCCATTTAAAATTCCAAAAGAAAGGTATGGAAAAAGCATTAGGCCTAAATTTTCAAGATCACAAGAAGAAAAAATATAACAATCACCTTCTTCTGATTGTAAAAATTTAGAAAAATCATGAAAATATTTTTTTAAATTATCTTCAACCAAGCCCTTGTTGAACTTAAATCTCAAAATTTTATCCGAAATATTAAAAATATTTTCGTGGTTATCACAAGGAAAATATTTAATGGATTCAAAAGTATTAGGACAAATCTCACCAGAATTAAGTTTTTCAAGTATCATTTCAGAAAAAATTTTATCAACTTTAACATTCATTAGTTAAAACCAAAATCCTTAAAGAAAAGCTTATTAATAAAGCAAAAAAATAAATTTTTAAGTATAATAATATAAGTGGTCATACTATATACTATTGATCATTAATTATAGCAACAATATGGCTAGAAATCAATGAGAAGAAATTTAAATGCTTAAACAATATTCACTTAACATGAAAAATTTTAAAAAAACTGTTGATGAGATGATATTTTCTCCTTCAGGATTTAGAAAAATTTTTGCAAAATCAAAAAATGAAGATTCAACAGAAACTGAAATAAACAATGAAGATAAAGCGTTAATAGCGCTAATAATCTTCACAATATCAAATTATTTTAAAAATAAATCTAAGCCCTATATTGGATTGGGATTAGACTCAAGACCAACCGGCAACATTATTACAGAAATAGCAATAAAAATATTAATAACAAACAAAGAAAAGATTAAATTTTTTGGAATACTTCCAATAACTGAAATTCTAGCTTATACAAAAAACAGTAAAGATTCAAAGGGCTTTATTTATATTTCCGCAAGCCATAATCCATCAGGATACAATGGAATAAAAATAGGATTAAACGATGGTGGCGTATTAAATTCCGCAAAAGCTCACGAAATAATACAACAAATTAAAAACAATAGCCAAAATGGAAAGCTAATAAACTATTTAATTAACACTCTAAACAACTTTGATGAAGATAAATCCCATTTAAAACATTATAACAAAATAATAAAATTAGAAAGAAAAAATAAAAACCAATCTTATGAAGCATATAAATTATTAATACATAAAATAGCATATGAAAACGATATTAACAATAAAAATATCGAAATTTTAAAAAAAAGAATACTGAAAAATCCAATTGGAATAATAGCAGAAATGAACGGAAGCTCTAGAATTAATTCCATAGATAAAGAATTGATAGAATCCTTGGGATTGAAAGTAGAATTATATAATGACGAAATAGGCATTTTTAAGCATAATATTATTCCCGAAGGAAAATCCTTAAATGAATGTAAAAAGCTGCTACAAAATAAATATATACAAGACAATTCTTTTGAGCTAGGATACGTACCAGATTGTGATGGAGATAGGGGCAATCTAGTGTTTATAGATAAAGCCACAAACACTGCAAATATCATCGAAGCACAAAAAATATTTGCACTTGTAGTAATTTCAGAGCTTAGTTATCTTTATTACATAGGAATAAAAAATAACATAGCAATAGTAACCAATGATGCAACATCTCTAAATATTGAAAAAATTGCAAGTTTCTTCAACGCCAAAGTTTATAGAGTAGAAGTTGGAGAAGCTAACCTAACAGAAATGGCAGATGATTTAAGGGCCCAAGGATTGATTGTAAAAATCTCAGGAGAAGGGTCAAATGGAGGCTGCATAATCCATCCTTCAAGGGTAAGAGACCCAATTACTACTTTACTTAGTATCGTAAAATTATTAAAAATGAAAGAACTGTACCAAATATGGTGTAAATTATCTAAAAACTGCTATAAAGAAAAGTATGACTTAAAAGATATTTTAAATACAACAAATTTTTATAGTAATGTAATAGTATCATCCAAGAAAGCCAATTTAACAAATCTAAAAATAGAAAATCAAGAAATTTTAAAAAGCAATTATGAAAATCTATTGATTAAAGAGATAAAAAACAATAAGCTATTTCAAGAATTATCAGTAGTTGATTATGAAATTATTAATTATGAAGGCAAAAGACAATCTAAAATTAGAACAGGAGATTCTTCAGGCGGATTAAAAGTATTGCTAAAAACCAATAAAGAAATTGTTGCAACCTTATGGATGAGAATTTCAAAGACAGAACCAGTAATAAGAGTCCTCAGCGAAGTTATTTATGCAAAAAGAAACATTTTGTTCAAACTACTAGAATTTAACAAAAGATTAATAAAAAAAGCAAACTTACCTAATAATTAATATTGTTTGATTTAAATAATCAGTTAATTATCAATATAAATCTAGCATAAAATCAATAATTTTCATTCTTTAATTTTCTATCTGCACTATATTTTATTCCATTCCAAGTTTTTGAAAGTCCTATTAAATCCTTAACATCTTTTACTACTTTATTTGCAATACACCTTGCTCTGCTAGTACCATCAAAAATAATTTCATCAATGTACTCTTTTTTTTTGGCTTCATAAAAACTTCTTTTATCCCTTATTGGTTTTAAAAAGTTATTCAAAGCTAAAAACAATTTTTTCTTAACCTCAACATCACCTACTTTACCATTTTTATACCTACTTTTAAGATCTTCAACTTCTTCATGATTACTATTAAAAAAGCTGTGATAAATAAAAACGGGATTACCTTCAACATTCCCAGGAATATCTGCTCTTATTCTATTTGGATCTGTATACATAGACATAACTTTTTTTTCTAATAAATTTTCATCATCGTTTAAAAAAATTGCATTATTAAGGCTTTTGCTCATTTTATTCTTGCCATAAATACCCACCAAAGGACGAGAATCTGTGAAAACAGATTCAGGTATTGGAAAAAAATTATTTTTGTACAAATAGTTAAACTTTCTTGCAAGCTCTCTTGCAAATTCAATATGAGATTCATTATCACGCCCAACGGGAACTAAATTTGCTTTTGTCATTAAAATATCTGCGCTCATAAGAACAGGATACCCCAAAAGACCATAAGGAATCTCCTTAAGTCCAGCTGCAATGCTCATGTCTTTTATACTTGGAATCCTTTGCAAGCGCGCAACAGTAACAATCATTGAAAATATTAAATGAAGCTCAAAAAGCTCAGGTATAGCTGATTGCAAATATATACTAACCTTATCAGGATCAATCCCACAAGCAAGATAATCTAAAACCATTTCTCTAACGTTAGAAGGTATTGTACTGATACTCTTCAAATCAGGCTTTGTAGTCAAAGTATGCAAATCGGCTATAATAAAATATGTTTCATACTCTTCTTGAAATTTCAATCGATTTACTACAGACCCCACATAATGCCCTAAATGAAGAGCACCGGTAGGCCTATCTCCCGTAAGCATAACCTTTCTTTTCAAAATCAAATCTCCTTACCTTTACCCGAAACATGGCTAATATTGCTTAAAATCTCAGAACCACCTAAAAATACAGAAAAAGACTTAAGCCAGCTCACATTATCAACTATTACCTTTACAATCACAGTAAAAGGATAAGATATTAAAAGACCAACGATACCCCAAAGCCATCCCCAAAAAAACAAAAAACATAGGAGCAAAAATGGTGAAATATCAAGTCTTTTCCCCTGCATTTTTGGCTCAAGAATATTTCCAATCAACATTTGAATAGAAGTATTGTATATAAAAATATAAAGCACTGTGTTTAAATTTGGATAAAATTGAATTAAAGATGTTATTACAATAAAAAACACAGCTAATATGGACCCAATGCTGGGAATAAAATTGAAAACAAAGGAAAGAACTGCCCAAACAAGAGGGAAATCCTGTCCAAACAAAGTTAATCCAATAAACACTAAAATGCCTGTTAAGCAACTCACAAGAATTTTTATTCCCAAATATTTGCCAATTTGATTATTAATGGTATCTAGAGCCTCAATAAATCTAGTAGATATTGGCTTTTTAAAAGCTTTATCAAGTTTCATTTCAAAAACATGTATTTCTGAAAGCAAAAAATACAACAACAAAAATACTACTACTAAGCTGCTTGTAAATCCGATAATCTCATTATAAGCTCTTGTTAGAAATGGATAAATGTAACCAGAAAAATTCATATCATTAATAACAGAACTATCAACTTTATATCGACTAAGCACGTCTTTCATGATAAATGCTAATTGATTTTGATAATAGGGCAATTGCTTCATTAAAACAGTAACGCTGTAATAAACAAAACTAAAAACCAAATAAGAAAAAGAAAATAATAAAAAAAATATAATAAAAACTATTAAAAATTTTGGAACTTTAAATCTTGCTAAAAAAGTATAAACGGGATAAACCAAAAATCCCAACACTATAGAAATAGCCAAAGGCTTAAATACAGCTTCTGCTATTTTAAAAACCCCAATAAATATTAGAACAATGACAATACAATAAAAAGCAGATTCTACTCTCCAAGGCGTTAACCCTTGATTTGTATTTAAATTTTTAAGCATATTCCCCTCTTTTCGTTTTTTTACTGCTTTTAGCAACCAAACAAAAGTAAGTTATATAAATCATACGCTTAAACAAATTTTCTCCATTATCCAATTATACAATTTAGTACCCTTACTATAATTGGCCTCAGCAAAATCTCCAACTCTATTTTCATAAAACAATTTTTTTGCATTCGTATCATTTCCATGATACACCGTCAAAGTATTTCTACAATGTTGCAAAATATTATTTAAGATTTCAAATGCCGGAATATCACTAAATCCATCTGCAATGTAAAATATGTTTTTAAAAGGAATTTGTCTTTTACTCTTTGGCACTCTTTCATTAATCTTCTCATAAGATCCTTTATTGATTTCAAAAATAACTCTGGTTTTTATTGTATGATCTACAAAGTAACAAACACTGCTTAAAATCTTATTTTTAGAAAATTTATCATCTCTGAGTTCATAAAAAGGCATTAAATAAGAATCTATAAACTCACATGCCCACACTTTACTCACATAAGGCGCAATTTTACTTCCCAAAATCATTTGTCTAAACCCACTTGAAACAATGTAAATTTTAACCTGTGAATTACTATTTTCCAATTTCTTATTTATTTCAGATATCTCATCAAATAAATTAATAACCCCTTCAAAAAATTTTAACTTAGCACCCAAATTAAATAATATTCTATTATTCAGACTTTCAAAAAACCCTTCCCTTACGTAGGTTAAAAAATGGGATAAATATATCATTTCATTAGAGATTATATTATAACCGTTTTGCTTATAAACATATTCTAAGCCTTCAACTTCTCTCCAAAAGGAACAAGAATCAACACAGTACTCATCAAACAGTACTTGCTGCATATTGCCATAAATAAGAGTATTATCAAAATCAAATATTAAAGCTATAATATTTTCTCTTTCATTCATAAACTCAAAAACAATTTGATTTAATAATTATAAACTATGCTTATTTATATGTTTTATATTATACTAATATAGGTTAATAAGTACAATGTTTTCACATTGAGTATAAAATTTATGATAGACATAAATGATTTAAATCAAATAAAAGATAATTTTTCAAGAATCTTAGATCTAAGCTTAATTAGTATCCTAGTATACTACATATATAAAAACGTAATCAATTCTTATTCTACAAATCTATTAAAAGGAATGTTGATCATAATCTCCATAGGAATTATCTCATATTACTTAAATCTATATACCATTAGTTGGCTGTTAAATTATATAGCCAATATATTACCAATAGCGATAGTCATACTTTTTAATCAAGAAATAAAAAAAATAATAATGCAAATTGGAAATTTCAATTTAGCCTTTAAGCTTTCAAATAAAAAAGAAGAAACTTTAAAAGTTATTTCTGAAATCCTAAAAGCAGTCAAACACCTATCCGAAAACAAATCTGGCAGCCTGATATGTATTGAAAAAAAAATACAGTTGGAACAGATAATAAACAAAGGAACCAAAATTGATGCGCTAATATCTAGTGAACTGCTAATATCACTATTTGAACGTGAAACTCCCCTTCACGACGGAGCTGTAATAATTAGTAAGAATAAATTAAAATATGCAGGCTCATTTTTACCATTATCTAATGTTGATTCTATTAGCAAAGCATTTGGAACAAGACATAGAGCAGGACTTGGAATTTCTGAAAATTCTGATGCAATAACAATAATAACCTCCGAAGAGACTGGGTCTATTTCTATTACAATCAATGCAAAATTGGAATACAATTTAAGCTTAAGTGAAATTAGAAATAAGTTAAATCTCGAGCTAATAGAGTAAAATAATGAAAATAGGCAAAAAAATAATAAATATAATAAAGTTATTATTTGACGACTGGCAAAATAAAGCTATTTCCATTTTAATAGCTATTTTAATGTTTGTGGCATTTAATTTTAATAAAATAGAATCAATAACAACTGAAAAAGAATTCAAAATTGTTTTGAATGATCAAATAGCTCTTAGGAAAATGCCAGACTTTAGCAAAGTAAAAATTACAATAAAAGTCAACAAAGATGACTTAAAATACCTTGATCTTAATAAAATAATATTATTTATCGAAGCATCAAACATAAAGATTCCTGGAAACTATAAACTACCAATAAAAATAAAAAATCTTAATTCTATACACATTGCAGAATATAAGCTTTCAAAAACAAATGTGCTGCTAAACCTTGATAACAAAGTCTCTAAATTAGTTAAAATAGAACCTAAGTTTAAACTTATAGAAAAAGATGGCAAGGGGGAATATTTTATTGCAAAATACAATATATTACCTGAGAATTTATTAGTATATGGGCCTGAGCAAGAACTTAAAAAAATAACTACTATTCAAACCAAGGTAAAGGAGTTTGATACAAGAACCCTATTTGTATCAGATTATCTTGAAGTAATTCCACCAAATCCTCTAGTTATGTTTGAAAAAAGTCATGTGGTAGTCAATATTTATTTAAACAAAAAATATTCAAACACAACAATAAAATCTCCTAATCTTATTTTTAATAATCTTAAAAATGGCCTTGAAATTAAAGATAAAGAAAAAATAACAAGCCCAGAAAACAAAATGTTTGTAAAAATAAAAACAAGACTTTCTGAAAAACAAATTAAAGCTCATATAAACAATCAAAATATAAGTCTTGCTTTTGATTTAGCAGATGTAAAAACTCCTGGGATTTATAACATTGCTACAAATATAATTCTTAAAGAGAATATCAATGAAACAGAAATATATGATTATGAACCCAAAAAAATGAAACTAGAAATAATTGAAAATCCAGAGATCAAACCATGAAGTCAATAGGATGTGATATTATCAGAGTAGAAAGATTTAGAAATTTTTTAGAAAATAAAAAAAAAATGGAGAGGTTCTTTACACATAAAGAAATTGAAAATTTTAAATTAAAAGGGGGCAGCATTATAGAAAGTTTAGCTGGGAAATTTGCAGCTAAAGAATCTTTAATTAAAGCATTAAGTCCACTGTTGCAATATAAAATAAATTACACCCTTAAAGATATTGAGATAATAAAATCTTTAAAAGGAAATGCAGAGTTTTGTTTGCATAATGAAATTGAAAAATTTGCAATAAAAATGAATTTAAAGCTATACCTAACAATATCCCACGAAAAGGAGTACGCTATTGCATTTGTAATAGTAGAAAATTAATTCATGAAAAAAATATCATATTTTACAAAAGAAAAAATTGAATGTCCTTTATGCTCTTTTAAATTTCAAAAAGAAGAATTTTTGACCGGAAGCAGTAGGTTAATAGCTGGAGAGTTAAAAATTGATCTAAAAAGAGAGTATATAAAAAACGACAAATATGGCAACATTTACCCTAGAATATATTCTATAACAGTATGCCCAAAATGCTACTTTGCAGCATTCCCAAGCGAATTTAATTCAATACCTAAAAACAAACAAGAAATTTTGCAAAATAAAAAATCCGAAAGAAAAAAAATAAATTCGATTTTTGACAACATGATCAACTTCAGCAGACCTAGAACACTAAAAGAAGGAGCTGCAAGTTATATTCTTGCTATGCTATGTTATGAGCATCTGGAAAAGAATTATAACCCCACATTAAATCAAGCAAAATCAGCAATAAGAGCCGCTTGGACATTTGGAGACCTTGAAAAAGAAGAACCAAACAAAAACTATAATTATCTTCAAAAAATATTTTACCACAAGGCTGCATATCTTTATAAACTGGTTATTGAAAAAGATAAAGACAATTCAGAACCTGTTAGTGCATCAACCATATTTGGCCCAGATACAGATAAAAATTATGGCTATGACAGTGTGCTATACCTATCAGGCCTTCTAGAATACTTTTATGGGAACAAAGATAACAAAGAATACAGATATAAACAATTAAGCGACATAAAAACCACTCTTTCTAAAATAGCGGGCATGGGTAAATTTTCAAAAGAAAAGCCTTCAATACTTTTAGATAAAATCAAAGAAGTTTACTTTCAAATATCAAAGGAAATGAAAAATCTTAAATAAATGAAAAAAATATTAGCTGAAATCGCTTATGATGGATCCATATATCATGGATTTCAAATACAACCAACAAAGCCTACAGTTCAAGGAGAAGTTGAAAAAGCTCTAATGAAAATCAGCAAAAAAAAAGTAAAAATTCATTCATCCGGAAGAACAGATAAGGGCGTTCATGCAAAAAGACAAATAATAACTTTTGATATGAATATTAATATTCAGCTAAATAATCTAAAAAAAGCTTTAAATTCAATATTATCAAAAAACAGTATAAAAATATTAAAGCTCAAGTATGTGAAAAATTCATTTCATCCACGTTTTAGCGCTCAAAAAAGAAAATATAGCTATTTTATATTAAACAGCGATAACTACTATCCCTGGGAAGGTTATCAAGCTCACTATGTAAATAAAAAACTAAACATAAGCAATTTAAACCAAATGGCTAAAACATTAATTGGAAACCATGATTTTACCACATTTTCATGCATAAAAGATGAAAGCAAATCTAAATTTAGGCATATACACTTTGCCAAATTTAAAAAAAGAGGAAAATATATTATTTTTGAAATAATAGGATCTTCTTTTTTATGGAAAATGGTAAGATCAATAATAGGCACAATGCTAGACATTGAAATAAAAAACGAGTCAATTTCTACTTTTGAAACAATACTAAAAGCAAAAAATAGAAACCTTGCAAGAACAACTGCACCTGCAAATGCTTTATTTTTAGACAGAGTTTACTATGAATAATAGCATTTTAACTAAAAAGCTTTTTTTACTTAAAATATTGACAAATAATATCGAAGGTAAAATTACAGAAAACTTTAAAGAAATAGATAATGAAATTAAACAAAAAATAGAAAAAGCTAAGAACAATAAAATTTTTCAAGAAACCAAAAATAGCAAAGAACCTACAAAATTACCTTTAGAAAACAAAAATTCAACAAACATATTGTTAAATAATAGCTTACAAGAAAAAAGTATCAACGATTACATCATAATATATATAAACAAAAACTATCTCAATAAACCTTCAAAAGACATTGTAGCAAAATGGTGCAAAAGCATAAACATATACAATTATAAAATAATAGATACTATTGAATCACTTAACATAGAAATCAACAATAAAAATCCTAAAGCAATTTTATCTTGCGAAGAAATAGATTTTTTCTTAAATCAACCACTAAGAATTCAAATTGTAAGAGGAATAGAGCTAAGATTTAAAGGCATTCCATTAGTTTTTACATATCTTCCCACAAAGCAAATAAAAAATCCAGAATTAAAAAAAGAAATATGGCAAGATTTAAAAATAATAAAAGGCATAATAAAATATGGCTGATGAGCATTATCATTCAACTTATTACTATGAAATCGCAATAAATATTCCTTTAAATAAACTTTTTTTTTACAAATTTAACTTAAATCTAGAAATTGGAATAAGAGTAATGGTTAATTTTAATGGCTCCAATAAAATTGGAATAATTATTAAAAAATATTTTGAAAACGAATTTAAAGAAAAATTTGAATTCAAAATAAAAGAAATTATTAAAATAATAGACACAACTAAAATAATAACAGAACATAACATTAATTTAGCACATTGGATTAGTAAAAAAACATTTTCGGGATTTGGAGAGACTTTATTCTTTGGGCTGCCCAAAAATTCAAAAGCTAAAAAAAATCAAACATTGCCTTCAATAAATGAGCATACAGATAATAAAAAATGCCTTGAGTTAAACAGCGAACAACAAAATATTTACAAAGAAATTATCGAGGCAGAAAAAACTAATGTTTTTTACCTTTTTGGAATACCTGGATCTGGAAAAACCGAAATATTTATTAAATTGTGTGAATACTATTTATCACTAGAACAACAAGTGCTTTTTTTAATTCCTGAAATATCATTGGGATATCAAATAATAAAAAGAATAAAATATGCACTAAATATGCACCATAAAATTTATGAATATAACTCTAAAGTTCCAAATTCTAATAAAAATTTAATATGGAATAAGGTCAAAAATGGAGAAAGCCTGGTTGTCATTGGCATCAAAAGTGTTCTAATGCTACCTTTCACCAAATTGAAATTAATAATTATGGACGAAGAACATGAAACTACATATAAATCTGAAAATATTCCAAGATTTCACTCAAGACACATATCATTTTTTTTACAAAAAAAATTTAATGCTAAATTTGTAATGGGAAGCGCAACACCTTCTCTTGAAGCATACCATGCAATGAAAAATAACCAAATAAAAAAAATAATAATGCAAAACAAATTCACTCAAAGCAAAATAAAAGATATAAAAATAATAAATATGAAAAAAGAACCTAGCACCATTTCATCAGAGCTATTATACAGTATCCAAAAAAGTTTAAATGAAAAAAGACAATCTTTGATCTTCATTAATAAAAGAGGATATTTAAAAAATCTCGAATGCAACGAATGTGGACATACAATTTGTTGTCCAAATTGCTCATTTGGCTTGATTTACCATAAAAAAGAAAATAAACTTTTATGCCACTATTGTAATTATAAAACAA
This genomic interval from Borreliella andersonii contains the following:
- the trpS gene encoding tryptophan--tRNA ligase, whose translation is MKRKVMLTGDRPTGALHLGHYVGSVVNRLKFQEEYETYFIIADLHTLTTKPDLKSISTIPSNVREMVLDYLACGIDPDKVSIYLQSAIPELFELHLIFSMIVTVARLQRIPSIKDMSIAAGLKEIPYGLLGYPVLMSADILMTKANLVPVGRDNESHIEFARELARKFNYLYKNNFFPIPESVFTDSRPLVGIYGKNKMSKSLNNAIFLNDDENLLEKKVMSMYTDPNRIRADIPGNVEGNPVFIYHSFFNSNHEEVEDLKSRYKNGKVGDVEVKKKLFLALNNFLKPIRDKRSFYEAKKKEYIDEIIFDGTSRARCIANKVVKDVKDLIGLSKTWNGIKYSADRKLKNENY
- a CDS encoding glycoside hydrolase family 3 protein, whose product is MDLLKTLYFLFFSFFCLKLFAIESLPEIDYEYFNKDKSDLVDLIKFLGKLDFQTLLKDRNLFIGIRNLTNFKNVQELNADDINRIKKINPIGIILFRENLKDAKQTKRLISAIKRHIGHDIFIAIDEEGGIVSRASENKKMGVYNFPAMEHVGGVKDLHLIYKIGEVLAKQLRRLGINLNMAPVADIKFAPHSPLLNRTFGGYSAYNIGLMVEAFIDGMQNHGVFSAIKHFPGLGGTNTDTHKYLAFLPYSKSFLMLNNFVPFVFGRAAKFIMIGHVNVPKISKDITSMSKSIVDIIRENLNITSIMMTDSYDMGAITRNFFNIETAIKKSLSSGVNIVLIP
- a CDS encoding phosphoglucomutase, yielding MLKQYSLNMKNFKKTVDEMIFSPSGFRKIFAKSKNEDSTETEINNEDKALIALIIFTISNYFKNKSKPYIGLGLDSRPTGNIITEIAIKILITNKEKIKFFGILPITEILAYTKNSKDSKGFIYISASHNPSGYNGIKIGLNDGGVLNSAKAHEIIQQIKNNSQNGKLINYLINTLNNFDEDKSHLKHYNKIIKLERKNKNQSYEAYKLLIHKIAYENDINNKNIEILKKRILKNPIGIIAEMNGSSRINSIDKELIESLGLKVELYNDEIGIFKHNIIPEGKSLNECKKLLQNKYIQDNSFELGYVPDCDGDRGNLVFIDKATNTANIIEAQKIFALVVISELSYLYYIGIKNNIAIVTNDATSLNIEKIASFFNAKVYRVEVGEANLTEMADDLRAQGLIVKISGEGSNGGCIIHPSRVRDPITTLLSIVKLLKMKELYQIWCKLSKNCYKEKYDLKDILNTTNFYSNVIVSSKKANLTNLKIENQEILKSNYENLLIKEIKNNKLFQELSVVDYEIINYEGKRQSKIRTGDSSGGLKVLLKTNKEIVATLWMRISKTEPVIRVLSEVIYAKRNILFKLLEFNKRLIKKANLPNN
- a CDS encoding UTP--glucose-1-phosphate uridylyltransferase, with product MNVKVDKIFSEMILEKLNSGEICPNTFESIKYFPCDNHENIFNISDKILRFKFNKGLVEDNLKKYFHDFSKFLQSEEGDCYIFSSCDLENLGLMLFPYLSFGILNGGSATSYFDLAKNKALNEDLYILYESKILEFKEKFEEFPKGITPAYINKDGSLGFSFLALKIRHLLMVAKRYESFYGKMIKPSIFQMTSCKTDEFISKFLDDLFVDDLIKSVNFCNLKKEDVFTAVQPLVYCYEKLNSYNYKYFTFKDNKNANSILALPAGHGQNFKILKDIYLKLYDESGKRFVYIGNVDNMGFTINFKALAVMALTNCSSGFEFSFKSKSDFKGGILAVNGENRLTCVDIGGGISSEIVQEFENKGNRLLFNCATGLFNLEYLIKNIDEIIEKMPIRIIEQDKEIGKYISVEQITWEVLKLLENPVILTVDRDRRFLPAKLFIDMLINSNLEDRYGYCCKKRVDANNSSSLPDLLSKDYGLLCGLYKWTF